The stretch of DNA AGTCGCGCTGCGTGCGCTTCGGCGTGAGCTGCCCGACCTCGAGCACGTCGTGCTCGGTGCCGGCCTGGAGGAACTTGATGCGGTCGCCGGCACGGACGACGCCGTTCATCACCCGCAGGTAGATGATGGCGCCGCGGTACTCGTCGTAGACGCTGTCGAAGACCATCGCCTGGAGGGGCGCCGAGTTGCTCCCCTTGGGCGCGGGGATGCGATCGATGATGGCGTCGATCACGGCGTCGCAGTTCTGGCCCGTCTTGGCGCTGCAGCCGATCGCCTCGCTGGCGTCGAGGCCGAGGGTGGTTTCGATCTCTTCCTTCACCTCGTCGGGGCGGGCGTAGGTGAGGTCGATCTTGTTGAGGATCGGGATGATCTCTAGGTCGTGCTCGATCGCCTTGTAAGCGTTGGCGACCGTCTGCGCCTCGACCCCTTGGAAGGCGTCGACCAGCAGCAGCGCGCCTTCGCAACACGTCAGCGACCGCGACACCTCGTACTGGAAGTCGACGTGGCCGGGCGTGTCGATCAGGTTGAGCTCGTACTCCTCGCCGCCATGAATGACTTTCATCGAGACGGCGTGCGACTTGATCGTGATGCCGCGCTCGCGCTCGAGGTCCATGTCGTCGAGCAGCTGCTCCTTCATCTCGCGCTTCGAGACGGTGCCGGTCACTTCGAGCAGCCGATCGGCGAGGGTGCTCTTGCCGTGGTCGATGTGGGCGACGATCGAGAAGTTGCGGATGCGCGACGGATCGATCGGCTCGCCGGCCTTCCGCTTGCGCGGGGCGGGCTGCTGAGGGGCGGGCGTCTTGGCGGGGGCGTCGGCCATTGCGGCTCGGGAGGGCGTCGGAGGGAGAGAGCGTCGTACCACGGCCGGCGCGCACCCCGACCCCGGGGCGGCAAAGGGCCGAAACCTTCTATTTGACCCCGGCGGGGGCTCGGACGGAAGAGCGACGAAGTCGCGATTTTGAGCCGAACGCGCTAGCGTCGGGCGCCACCGAGTGGGAAATCGCCCCTGACGCCGCCCGACGCTAGCGCGTACGGCGAAAGCCGCAACTACGATGCCGGTATGCCTGATTACGCCGGCTTCTTGATCACCTGGACCACCTACGGAACCTGGCTGCCCGGCGACGCCCGTGGCTGGCGAGAGCGTAGCCGCGGCGTCAAACAGGCACGGCCGCTGCTCGAAACGTGGTGTCGCAACAAGCAAGTCCACGACGCTGTTCTGCTGCGCGAATGCGATCGGCAGACCGTCGAAGCGGCATGTCGTGAGCATTGCCACTACCGAGGGTGGGAGCTAATCGCGGTAAACGCCCGGACGAATCACGTCCATGTCGTGGTGCTCGCCGGCGCCTCACCCCAAGCGGTGCGCGGTCAATTGAAGGCGAATTGCACTCGGCGTCTCCGCCGACAAGCCGATCCGCTGAAGGCGGAAAGAACTTGGAGCCGCGGCGGCGACTGTCAGATATTGCCCCATGAAAAGGCGTTAGAGGACGCCGTGATGTATGTCCTAGAAGGCCAGTAGCCCTGAGCCGAACGCGCTAGCGTCGGGCGCCACCGGATGGCGGCATATCCCTAACGCCGCCCGACGCTAGCGCGTACGGCTCAAATCTCTACGCCCGTGCCGGTTCACGCTTCCCCCACTTCTTCGCCGCAGGCGCCTTCGGCGGCGGGGCTCCGCCAGTGAGGCGGAAGGCGCCGGGACCTAGGAGGTCATCGACTCTCGTGCATAGCTCTTGCGTCAGGTCCACGCCCTTCGGGCAGTCGAGTTGAACTCGGCCGCCGTCGCTGAGGGCTAGGGTGAGCTTGAGCGACTTGGCGCCGCGACGCCGTTAAGAAGTCACGTGCGACACGTATCGAAATGGCAAACCTGAACTGCGCACTAATTTATGCGATCAGCACATTCATTCGCTGATGAACAGCATTGCCAAGGGTGAGGCAGCGGTTAGTCCAAGTGCAAGCACGACAGCCGCCGATCGCCAGCGCTTAAGTATCAGCAGGCTGACGGTAAGAAATAGATTGAATAGGGAATGGCCGATGGTAGTTTGAAGTAAGATGGCAAAGGCAAATAGTTCGTCGCCTGCCAAGAAGCTATTTGAGTGTGTAATTAGCCGAATAGCACAGATTCCAATTACGACTACCGCAATCACGAATGCCACCACGGCATACGTGAATAGCCAACTTGCTGGTTCGCGGTTACGGCTTTGCGGTGTGAGTTGGTCGGGAAGGATTGGCTTCATATTGTGCAGTTTTAGAGACTAGGCTCGCGCGGGTTCGCGCTTGCCCCATTTCTTCGGCGTAGGCGCCTTCGGCGGCGGGGCGCCGCCGGTGAGGCGGAAGGCGCCGGGGCCTAGCAGGTCGTCGACTCTCGTCCGTAGCTCTTGCGTTAGGTCCACGCCCTTCGGGCAGTCGAGTTGAACGCGGCCGCCGTCTTCGAGCGCTAGGGCGAGCTTGAGCGACTTGGCGCCGGGGTAACCGCGGAGGATTTCTCGTAGCGATTCGAGGCGTTCGACGCCGTCCGCTTCGCGAAGGCTGATCACCACGCCGCTGGTGTACCGCTCCGAGAGTTCTTCGATCGGCATCAGCTCGTTGACGATCAGGTTCACCTCCTCAGCGCCGGGGCGGCGGTCGACGGCGCCGCGGATGCCGACGATCGCGTCGCCCGTCACCAAGTGCCCGAACTGGGCGAACTGCTCGGGCCACATGATGCAGCGCATGATGCCGTCCATGTCCTCCAGGTCCCACATGGCGTACTTGCTCGGCGCGCCGGGCTTGGGGTTCTTGGTGTGCGACATCTTGATCGCGGCGAGCATGCCGCCCATCACGACCTCGGTGCGGTGCTCGAGGCCTCCGCACTGCGTGCTGGAGTGGCTGCAGAAGGTGCGTAGCGTCTGCTCGTACTCGGCCAGCGGGTGGCTGGAGAGGTAGTAGCCGAGGACCTCCTTTTCCATCGTGAGCCGCTCTTTCTCGTCCAGCTCGGGCACGTCTGGCAGCGGCGCGGGGGCGGCGGCGGCTTCGATCTCTTCGCCGAACAGGCCTTTCTGGCCGCTCTTGCGGTCGGCCAGCACCGACGCGCCCGACTGCATCGCCTTGTCGATGCCCGCCATCAGCGACGCGCGGTTCGCGCCGAAGACGTCCATCGCGCCGGCCTTGATAAGCGTTTCGATTGTCGAGCGGTTGCACGACGAAGGATCGACGCGCTCGCAGAAGTCGTAGAGGTCCTTGAAGGGGCCGCCCTTCTTGCGGGCCGCGACGATCGCTTCGGCCGCGCCGCCGCCGCACGCCTTGATCGCCGAGAGGCCGAAGATGATTTTGAAGTCGTGCTTGTAGCCCTCCTCCTTGTGGGGGACGACGGCGAAGTCGACGCTGCTCGTATTCACTGTCGGCGCGTCGACGGCGATGCCCATTCGCTCGCAGTCCTCGATGTGCTCGACGAGCGCGTCCTTGCTCTTGAAGTTGCGGCCAGGGATGTCGCCCGAGAGGAGCGCCGCCATGAACTGCACGGGGTAGTGCGCCTTAAGGTAGGCCGTCATGTAGGCGATCAGGGCGTACGCCGTCGAGTGGCTCTTGTTGAAGCCATAACCGGCGAACTTCTTGATCATCTCGAAGAGGTCCTCGGCCTTCTTCTTGTCGAGGCCCTGCTCTTGCGCGCCCTTGAGGAACTCCTCGTAGAACTTGGCGATCATCGGCAGCTTCTTCTTGCTGATCGCCTTGATGCAGCTGTACGCCTCGGAGAGCGGGATCTTGCCGAGGCGGTTGAGGATCCGCATCACCTGCTCTTGATAGACCATGACGCCGTGCGTCTCGGCGAGCACCTCTTCCATCACGGGGTGGGGGTACTCGGCGGGGCGGCGGCCGTGCTTGACCTCGATGTACTGATCGACCATGCCGCCCTCGAGCGGCCCCGGCCGATAGAGCGCGGCGGTGGCGATGATGTCGAGGAAGTTGTCGGGCTTCATCCGCTGCAAGAGGTCGCGGATGCCGCCCGACTCGAGCTGGAAGATGCCCTTCGTCTCGCCGCGGCAGAGCAGCGCGTACGACTCCTTGTCGTCGATCGGGAACTCGTAGGGATCGACCTTCTCGCCGGTCGATTGCTCGATCAGCTCGACGCTCTTGGCGAGGATCGTCAGGTTGCGGAGGCCGAGGAAGTCCATCTTCAGCAGGCCGGCCGCTTCGACGTCGCCCATCGCCCACTGGGTGATGACTTCCGTCTTGCCTTTGACGCGTTGCAGCGGCACGTACTCGTCGACCGGTTTCTCGCTGATCACGACCGCCGCGGCGTGCG from Botrimarina mediterranea encodes:
- the dnaE gene encoding DNA polymerase III subunit alpha, with protein sequence MEVITRPFVHLHCHSHYSLLDGASPVKKLVARAKELNMNALALTDHGNLYGALEFYKACKAEGINPIVGYEAYIAPGSRFEKEGATRSKEAAYHLTLLAKDRAGFRNLVKMASRAYLEGFYHKPRIDKELLADHNEGIICLSGCVSGELSRSLLSGASADEAMARGAEISGWFSKVFGDRYFLEIQDNGVEIQRAAKELTVELANRQGLPLVATSDAHYVNQEDAEAQDVLLCINTGRFRTDTNRMKMEGDQFYLRAPEDMYAAMPDVADAVARSQEIADSVDLDLELGKRYFPTFTAPNNDKPDIKASEAYLRELVLSGLKERYAKTPERWQNGDASTGELSDEVLARVDRELGVINKLGFPDYFLIVWDFVRFAVENNIPSTARGSGVGSIVCYALRMSHVCPLQYDLLFERFLDESRLEAPDIDIDFCKERRGEVIQYVKDKYGEANVAQIGTFGTLAARAAIKDVGRTMSMPIFRVDQITAMVPEQLGITLEKALETSEELKKAYEGDPEIRELLDLAKKVEGLARNVGTHAAAVVISEKPVDEYVPLQRVKGKTEVITQWAMGDVEAAGLLKMDFLGLRNLTILAKSVELIEQSTGEKVDPYEFPIDDKESYALLCRGETKGIFQLESGGIRDLLQRMKPDNFLDIIATAALYRPGPLEGGMVDQYIEVKHGRRPAEYPHPVMEEVLAETHGVMVYQEQVMRILNRLGKIPLSEAYSCIKAISKKKLPMIAKFYEEFLKGAQEQGLDKKKAEDLFEMIKKFAGYGFNKSHSTAYALIAYMTAYLKAHYPVQFMAALLSGDIPGRNFKSKDALVEHIEDCERMGIAVDAPTVNTSSVDFAVVPHKEEGYKHDFKIIFGLSAIKACGGGAAEAIVAARKKGGPFKDLYDFCERVDPSSCNRSTIETLIKAGAMDVFGANRASLMAGIDKAMQSGASVLADRKSGQKGLFGEEIEAAAAPAPLPDVPELDEKERLTMEKEVLGYYLSSHPLAEYEQTLRTFCSHSSTQCGGLEHRTEVVMGGMLAAIKMSHTKNPKPGAPSKYAMWDLEDMDGIMRCIMWPEQFAQFGHLVTGDAIVGIRGAVDRRPGAEEVNLIVNELMPIEELSERYTSGVVISLREADGVERLESLREILRGYPGAKSLKLALALEDGGRVQLDCPKGVDLTQELRTRVDDLLGPGAFRLTGGAPPPKAPTPKKWGKREPARA
- a CDS encoding transposase codes for the protein MPDYAGFLITWTTYGTWLPGDARGWRERSRGVKQARPLLETWCRNKQVHDAVLLRECDRQTVEAACREHCHYRGWELIAVNARTNHVHVVVLAGASPQAVRGQLKANCTRRLRRQADPLKAERTWSRGGDCQILPHEKALEDAVMYVLEGQ